One window from the genome of Enterobacteriaceae bacterium Kacie_13 encodes:
- the fabY gene encoding fatty acid biosynthesis protein FabY: MYHLRVPTTEKELADYYRFRWEMLRKPLRQPEGSERDAYDSIAHHQMVVDEQGNPVAVGRLYINADNEASIRFLAVDPDVQDKGLGTLVAMTLESVARQEGVKRVVCSAREDAVEFFAKLGFINQGEITTPQTTPVRHFLMIKPVETLDDILHRPDWCGQLQQAWYDHIPLSEKMGVRISQYTGQRFVTTMPENGNQNPHHTLFAGSLFSLATLTGWGLIWLLLRERHLGGTIVLADAHIRYSSPVTGRPRAVADLGSVSGDLDRLARGRKARVQLEVNLYGDEAEGAVFEGTYLVLPAAPGAPLEPEIN; this comes from the coding sequence ATGTATCACCTGAGAGTACCGACGACCGAAAAAGAACTGGCCGACTATTACCGATTTCGCTGGGAAATGCTGCGCAAGCCTTTGCGACAGCCCGAAGGTTCAGAGCGTGATGCGTACGATTCCATTGCGCATCATCAGATGGTGGTGGATGAGCAGGGTAATCCGGTCGCTGTAGGCCGGTTATACATTAATGCCGACAACGAGGCCTCAATCCGCTTCCTGGCTGTTGACCCCGACGTACAGGATAAAGGGCTGGGAACGCTGGTTGCGATGACCCTGGAGTCTGTGGCGCGTCAGGAAGGTGTTAAACGCGTGGTGTGTAGTGCCCGCGAAGACGCCGTAGAGTTTTTTGCCAAACTGGGCTTTATCAATCAGGGTGAAATCACCACGCCGCAAACCACCCCTGTGCGCCACTTCCTGATGATTAAACCTGTCGAAACTCTGGATGATATTCTCCACCGCCCCGACTGGTGCGGTCAGCTGCAACAAGCCTGGTATGATCATATCCCACTCAGCGAAAAAATGGGCGTGCGTATCAGCCAGTACACCGGCCAGCGGTTTGTTACCACGATGCCGGAGAACGGCAATCAGAATCCGCACCACACACTGTTTGCAGGCAGCTTATTCTCTCTTGCGACGCTGACCGGCTGGGGGCTGATTTGGTTGCTGCTTCGTGAACGTCATCTTGGCGGCACGATTGTGCTGGCAGATGCCCATATCCGCTACAGTTCGCCGGTGACCGGCAGACCTCGCGCGGTGGCCGACCTCGGTTCCGTCAGTGGCGATCTGGACAGGCTGGCGCGTGGTCGAAAAGCGCGCGTGCAGCTGGAAGTCAATTTGTACGGCGATGAAGCTGAGGGCGCAGTGTTTGAAGGCACCTATCTGGTCTTGCCTGCAGCGCCTGGCGCTCCGCTGGAACCCGAAATTAACTGA